TGTTTATGGCGCCCGGCCCGGTATATTTAATCAGCACAAAATAACCCTGCTGTTTTTTCTCGATCGGCGTGGCCAGGTCTCTCTTGCCCCAGACATCCGTGGCGTCAATTTTGCCGCCGCCGCTCTCGATCAGCGTTTTTACTTTCTCGAGAATCTCTTTTTGCGCAGCCTCTTCCAGCTCAGCCTTGGTGATGAAAAGCAGATCGTACGCGGTCATTAAAAACTCCTTGTTTTATTGTAAACTAAAACTTTATCCTCAAGCAAAGGGGGTCAATAATACCAGCTTCGCCGCGCGCTGGCAAGCGAGGTTTAGGCAATGGTGTTTATGACAAGCCCAATACACGAACAAACAGTGTTTTAGCGGCTCCATGCCTCGCTGGCCTCGACGGTTCGACGGGCTCACCGTCCAGGGCTCGGCCAACGCGAGACACCCCACCAGTCCGCCTTCCGGCGGCCAGCCTCCCCTTAACCAAGGGGAGGCGGCAGCGTTAGCTGCGGTGGGGTGTTTTGCCGCAGGCAAAACGTCAGAAAACCTAACGCTTGGTCGGCCAAGGACATAAATGCCGAGGTTTAGGCAATTTTCATGATGTAGATCACAACATAATAACTGGGGACTGTGCTTAGGGAATATGGCACGCCGCCGCC
The genomic region above belongs to Candidatus Margulisiibacteriota bacterium and contains:
- the rpsF gene encoding 30S ribosomal protein S6 codes for the protein MTAYDLLFITKAELEEAAQKEILEKVKTLIESGGGKIDATDVWGKRDLATPIEKKQQGYFVLIKYTGPGAINKEIEARFKINENILRYMITLSLPEPKAEAKA